Proteins encoded in a region of the Triticum dicoccoides isolate Atlit2015 ecotype Zavitan chromosome 3A, WEW_v2.0, whole genome shotgun sequence genome:
- the LOC119268925 gene encoding NADPH-dependent diflavin oxidoreductase 1-like encodes MGPSPSPPQPPPPLPATGRLLVLYASQTGNAMDAAERVGREAERGGCPAVDVLSMDSFDPSCLPGEMSVVFVVSTTGQGDPPDSMKGFWRYLLKKDLGARWLEGLRFAVFGLGDSGYQKYNLPAKKIDRRLLQLGAEIIIEIGLGDDQHPSGYEGALDPWLLSLWESLNKANPSLLPRITDIINPNLNYLGDSKIEVIYYSCNDTPPDSIVSDSKKLIKRARLMSPALKFHSDGEPQYMLKMVTNQRLTKEDYEKDVRHFELEDPSSGISYQVGDALEILPSQNPSAVNAFIERCNLDPDCYITIRAKGGDEVPNGSLLNGSMGRIKLSTFVALTMDVASASPRRYFFEIMSHFATAEHEKERLQYFASPEGRDDLYQYNQKESRTVLEVLEDFPSVHMPFEWLVQLTPPLKKRAFSISSSPLVHPNQIHLTVSIVSWLTPFKRTRQGLCSTWLAGLSPNEENLIPCWVHKGSLPPPKPSIPLVLIGPGTGCAPFRAFVEERAAQSARESTAPILFFFGCRNEDNDFLYKDFWLKHAQDKGVLSLKEGGGFFVAFSRDQPQKVYVQHKIKEQSARVWNILCSGAAIYVAGSSTKMPADVTAALEEVIRQKGGEAASGWLRKLERAGKFNIETWS; translated from the exons ATGGGGCCCTCTccgtcgccgccgcagccgccaccGCCGCTTCCGGCGACCGGCCGCCTCCTCGTGCTCTACGCGTCGCAGACCGGCAACGCCATGGACGCCGCCGAACGTGTTGGGCGCGAGGCCGAGCGCGGTGGCTGCCCGGCCGTCGACGTCCTCTCCATGGACAGCTTTGACCCC AGTTGCTTGCCGGGCGAAATGTCCGTGGTGTTCGTCGTGTCCACCACGGGGCAGGGCGATCCCCCGGATTCCATGAAG GGGTTTTGGAGATACCTTCTTAAGAAGGACCTTGGTGCCAGGTGGCTGGAAGGGCTCCGTTTTGCCGTATTTGGGCTCGGCGATTCGGGCTACCAGAAGTACAAT TTACCTGCAAAGAAGATCGATAGAAGGCTTTTACAACTTGGTGCAGAAATAATCATAGAGATAGGCTTGGGAGATGACCAACACCCTTCAGG ATATGAAGGAGCTCTAGATCCTTGGTTGCTGTCTTTGTGGGAATCGCTGAATAAAGCAAATCCGTCACTTCTACCAAGAATAACTGATATCATTAATCCTAATTTGAATTATTTGGGGGATTCAAAGATCGAAGTCATATATTACTCTTGCAATGATACCCCTCCAGATTCCATTGTTTCAG ACTCCAAGAAATTAATCAAGAGAGCACGCTTAATGTCCCCTGCTCTGAAGTTCCATAGTGATGGAGAGCCACAATACATGTTAAAGATG GTAACAAATCAGCGTTTGACTAAGGAGGATTATGAGAAAGATGTGCGCCACTTTGAATTGGAAGATCCATCTTCA GGGATCAGCTATCAAGTTGGCGATGCGTTAGAAATTCTACCAAGTCAGAATCCATCAGCTGTTAATGCTTTCATTGAACGCTGTAACTTGGATCCAGATTGTTACATAACG ATTAGAGCAAAGGGAGGGGATGAAGTTCCCAACGGTTCACTTCTGAATGGCTCGATGGGTCGCATCAAGTTAAGCACCTTTGTTGCTTTGACAATGGATGTTGCATCAGCTTCCCCTCGTCGGTATTTCTTTGAG atcatgaGCCATTTTGCAACAGCTGAACATGAAAAGGAAAGGCTTCAGTATTTTGCTTCTCCTGAAGGTAGAGATGACCTCTACCAGTACAATCAAAAGGAGAGTCGGACTGTTCTAGAA GTACTGGAGGATTTTCCCTCGGTGCACATGCCTTTTGAATGGCTGGTGCAACTAACTCCTCCATTGAAGAAACGGGCCTTTTCCATATCATCATCGCCATTAGTACATCCAAATCAGATACACTTGACTGTTAGTATTGTATCATGGCTTACTCCTTTCAAGAGGACAAGGCAGGGTCTCTGCTCCACATGGCTGGCAGGTCTCAGTCCAAATGAAG AAAATCTTATACCATGTTGGGTACACAAAGGATCCCTGCCTCCTCCCAAGCCATCGATTCCTCTTGTACTTATTGGACCAGGAACAGGATGTGCACCATTTCGAGCATTTGTGGAGGAAAGGGCTGCACAGAGTGCGAGAGAATCAACAGCTCCCATTCTGTTCTTTTTTGGCTGTAGAAATGAAGACAACGATTTTCTGTACAAGGACTTCTGGTTGAAGCATGCCCAGGACAAGGGAGTGCTGTCCCTGAAAGAGGGCGGTGGTTTCTTTGTTGCCTTTTCCAGGGATCAGCCTCAAAAGGTCTATGTACAACATAAGATAAAGGAGCAGAGTGCAAGAGTGTGGAACATATTGTGCTCTGGGGCTGCAATATACGTTGCAGGGTCTTCTACCAAAATGCCTGCTGATGTTACAGCTGCACTAGAAGAAGTTATCCGCCAAAAAGGTGGTGAGGCTGCTTCAGGATGGCTCAGGAAACTGGAAAGGGCTGGTAAATTTAACATTGAAACGTGGTCGTGA
- the LOC119268926 gene encoding BURP domain-containing protein 3-like has translation MDRLVAAGILGFLLIASVGSHAHAARAPEQYWKSALPNTPMPSSLSQLLNNQAGGTSVNVGWGGVHVDAGHGMPGGTTVDVGKGGVGVNVKPGSAKPGGTTVGVGKGGVGVNVKPAYGKPGGTTVGVGKGGVDVNVKPGSGKPSGTTVGVGKGGVGVNVKPGYGKPGGTTVGVGKGGVGVNVKPGGGTTVGVGKGGVGVNVKPAYGKPGGTGTTVGVGKGGVGVNVKPGYGKPGGTTVGVGKGGVGVNVRPGYGKPGGKPRGKPVHVNVSPFMYNYAATETQLHDDPSAALFFLEKDLHAGKKMKVHFMATPGAGEKFLPRSEADAIPFSSEKVPEILSRFSVAPDSAEAAEMKQTLRECEATAAKGEKKSCATSLESMVDFATSSLGTSHVRAASTVVGKEGSPEQEYTMAGVRRAAGADQLVACHAEPYAYAVFACHLTRATRAYTVSMVGKDGTAVEAVAVCHANTAGWNPRHVAFQVLKVKPGGAPVCHFLPQDHVVWTRSG, from the exons ATGGATAGGCTCGTCGCCGCCGGCATCCTTGGCTTTCTACTG ATTGCGTCGGTAGGAAGCCATGCCCATGCAGCTCGTGCTCCGGAGCAATACTGGAAGTCTGCTCTTCCCAACACCCCTATGCCAAGCTCCCTCTCTCAACTCCTAAACAATCAAG CCGGAGGCACGTCGGTGAACGTCGGCTGGGGCGGTGTCCATGTCGACGCGGGTCATGGGATGCCCGGCGGCACGACGGTCGATGTTGGCAAGGGTGGCGTCGGCGTCAACGTCAAGCCTGGCAGCGCCAAGCCCGGCGGGACTACGGTCGGCGTCGGCAAGGGCGGCGTGGGTGTCAACGTCAAGCCTGCCTACGGCAAGCCCGGGGGCACAACCGTGGGCGTTGGCAAGGGCGGCGTGGACGTCAACGTCAAACCTGGCAGCGGCAAGCCCAGCGGCACGACGGTCGGCGTTGGCAAAGGCGGCGTGGGCGTCAACGTCAAGCCTGGCTACGGCAAGCCCGGCGGCACCACGGTCGGAGTAGGGAAGGGAGGCGTGGGCGTGAACGTGAAGCCTGGCGGCGGCACCACCGTCGGCGTCGGGAAAGGTGGCGTCGGCGTTAACGTGAAGCCTGCATACGGCAAGCCTGGTGGCACCGGCACCACCGTTGGCGTCGGGAAGGGCGGCGTCGGAGTCAACGTCAAGCCCGGCTACGGTAAGCCAGGCGGCACCACGGTCGGCGTCGGGAAGGGCGGCGTCGGCGTCAACGTCAGGCCTGGCTACGGCAAGCCAGGCGGCAAACCCCGGGGCAAGCCTGTCCACGTCAACGTCTCGCCTTTCATGTACAACTACGCCgcgacggagacgcagctgcacgACGACCCCAGCGCCGCGCTCTTCTTCCTGGAGAAGGATCTGCACGCCGGGAAGAAGATGAAGGTCCATTTCATGGCCACCCCGGGCGCCGGCGAGAAGTTCCTGCCGAGAAGCGAGGCCGACGCCATCCCGTTCTCGTCGGAGAAGGTCCCCGAGATCCTCAGCCGCTTCTCGGTGGCGCCGGACTCCGCCGAGGCGGCGGAGATGAAGCAGACGCTGCGCGAGTGCGAGGCGACGGCAGCCAAGGGGGAGAAGAAGTCGTGCGCCACGTCGCTGGAGTCCATGGTGGACTTCGCCACGTCCAGCCTGGGGACCAGCCACGTGAGGGCCGCCTCCACGGTGGTCGGGAAGGAGGGGTCGCCGGAGCAGGAGTACACCATGGCCGGCGTGAGGCGCGCGGCGGGGGCCGACCAGCTGGTGGCCTGCCACGCGGAGCCGTACGCGTACGCCGTGTTCGCGTGCCACCTGACGCGGGCGACGAGGGCGTACACGGTGTCGATGGTCGGCAAGGACGGCACGGCGGTGGAGGCCGTGGCGGTGTGCCACGCCAACACGGCCGGCTGGAACCCGAGGCACGTCGCCTTCCAGGTGCTCAAGGTGAAGCCCGGCGGGGCGCCGGTGTGCCACTTCCTGCCGCAGGACCACGTCGTCTGGACCCGCAGCGGCTGA
- the LOC119271940 gene encoding probable WRKY transcription factor 75, whose translation MDGLHGDDEAHTFPPFPYFSAPSTPPPLASPLASSSDGQHSPLAAALQQLTPPPWPCTPPDLTLQPAMGDVNWSSLFQTGPVALPEQEEEAVQADQSGENDGEAGGSGSGNKEKAKGSAGRSEKKKASKPRFAFQTRSENDILDDGYRWRKYGQKAVKNSSNPRSYYRCTHPTCNVKKQVQRLAKDTAIVVTTYEGVHNHPCEKLMEALGPILKQLQFLSQF comes from the exons ATGGATGGTCTCCACGGAGACGACGAGGCGCACACGTTCCCTCCCTTCCCCTACTTCTCGGCGCCGTCGACACCGCCGCCACTCGCGTCACCGCTGGCCTCGTCGTCGGACGGTCAGCACAGCCCGCTCGCCGCAGCGCTCCAGCAGCTGACCCCGCCCCCGTGGCCATGTACTCCTCCTGATCTGACCCTTCAGCCGGCGATGGGGGACGTGAACTGGTCGTCCCTGTTCCAGACGGGGCCGGTGGCTctgccggagcaggaggaggaggccgtgCAGGCGGATCAGAGCGGGGAGAACGACGGCGAGGCGGGTGGGAGCGGAAGTGGTAACAAGGAGAAAGCGAAGGGAAGCGCCGGGAGATCGGAGAAGAAGAAGGCGAGCAAGCCGCGGTTCGCGTtccagacgaggagcgagaacgatATCCTGGACGACGGCTACCGCTGGAGGAAGTACGGGCAGAAGGCCGTCAAGAACAGCTCCAACCCTAG GAGCTACTACCGGTGCACCCATCCCACATGCAACGTGAAGAAGCAGGTGCAGCGCCTGGCCAAGGACACGGCCATCGTGGTGACCACGTACGAGGGTGTGCACAACCACCCCTGCGAGAAGCTCATGGAGGCGCTCGGCCCCATCCTGAAGCAGCTCCAGTTCCTCTCCCAATTCTAA